From the Pseudomonas syringae KCTC 12500 genome, the window CATCTGCATGGCCCGCATATCCAACATCAAGCGATTAAATTCAACACCTTGGCTCATGGACATATCTCTCGTAAGGCCCGCAAATTTTTGACACTGATTCAGCGGGTACAGAAGGTATAGCAACAACGATGCCAGCTAGATGGCGGCTATTTGCCACACCAGATAAGTGCATCATGTCACTTGACACGAGATCACGCCGAATCGCCCTTATTTACGGGGCGTCGGGTGTATTTCAGACTTGCATCACAGCAAAAATATTCAGTGACCGCCGATCGGGAACGGCAATCAGTGTGCCTCCTTCATGTGGCAAACAGATAGGCTTCCACATCCATTCCAGCGTCACGCATCTGCGCCAGCTTGTAACGCAATGTACGTGGGCTGATACCCAGGCGTTCCGCAGCCTCCTTGCGACGTCCCCGTTCAGAACGCAGGGTGTCGATGATCATTTGAAACTCATGACGCCTGAGGTCATCGCCCAGCGCGCCGGCAGATTCCGGACTGACGCCGGTCCCTGCATTCTCCGCCACGGTAGTGACGGTCACAGCCGCTGCAGCCTCGACGGGCGCGGCAACAGGCAAGCTGGTAACCGGCCCGGACAGACAGAAATCCTGCGCCTGAATCACCCCGCCTTGCTGCAGAATCAAGGCCCGCTGTACTGCGTTATCCAGTTCCCGCACATTCCCGGGCCATGGATAGCTCACCAGACACTGCTGCGCTTCTGCAGAAAGACGAACCGGCGCGTGCTTCATTTTATTGACGTGCTTGGCCAGAAGCCGCTCGGCCAACGGCAGAATATCGGCAGTCCTTTGACGCAACGCCTGCCATGCCAGTGGAAATACCGACAGGCGATAAAACAGATCCTCACGAAAGCGCCCCGCCGCCACTTCGCCCGCCAGATCGCGGTTGGTGGTCGCCACGACTCGAATGTCCAGAACGATCGGCTTGCGCGCCCCTACGCGCTCGACTTCGCGTTCCTGCAACACACGCAGCAATTTGGCTTGCAGCCCCAGCGGCATTTCGGAAATCTCGTCCAGCAGGATCGTCCCGCCGTCAGCCTGCTCGAACTTGCCGGCCTGCGCCGCAATGGCGCCGGTAAACGAACCCTTTTCATGGCCGAATAACGTGGCTTCCAGCATGTTGTCCGGAATCGCTGCACAATTGATCGCAATAAAAGGCTTATCGGCACGGGGCGAGTTTTGATGAATGAAACGCGCCAAAACCTCTTTACCAGTACCGGACTCGCCGGAGATCAACACGGTGGAGTCGCTTTTCGCCACGCGACTGGCCAGGTTCAGCAACTGGATACTGGCGGGCTCCACGGCAATCGGCCCGTCGCGCTCGGCAGGCTCCAGACGACCCAGTGCATGCCGCGCAACCAGTGCGATCAGCGCCTTGGGCTCGAAGGGTTTGACCAGGTAATCCGCAGCGCCCTGGCGCATGGCGTCGACCGCGCGCTCGACTGCGCCGTGCGCAGTCATCAACAGCACTGGCAATTGCGGATGCCGGCTGCGTAACAGACTCAGCAATTGGTGCCCGTCCATGCCCGGCATGTTGACGTCACTGATCACCAGGCTGAAGGGCTGTGCGTCGGCGGCCACTAGCGCCTCTTCGGCAGAACCGACCGCCTGATAGTCATAACCGGCCAGCTCGAGGGTTTCCCCAAGCGCTTCCCGGAGCGAAAGGTCATCCTCGACCAGCAGCACATTGATCGGCATCAGTTAGTACCTGTCGAACTGGAAGCCGGGATCAACGGCAGACTGATAATGGCGCAGGTACCACGGCCGACCCGCGACAAATAATGCACGCGTCCCTGATGCGCACGCGACACCGCCGTCACCACAGCCAGACCAAGCCCTGTGCCAGTGGTCTTGGTCGTAAAGAATGGCTCACCGATGCGCGCCAGCCCAGCCTTGTCAATGCCGCTGCCGTTATCGCTGAAGCAGATCCGCAGCTCATTGCCGCGACTGTAGGCGTGGACTTTCAGCAGCGTCCGGCCAGCGCTGGCCTGGACGGCGTTTTCAATCAGATTGAGCAGAGCGCCGACCAGTGTGTCGCGATTGCACAGCAGCTCGCCATCGATACTGTCGCACTGCCAGCGCACCGCTAAGCCCCGAACATGCGTCGCAGCAGCATTTTGCAGCGCCTGAAACAGAGCTCCGGGGGTCAGCCGATCCGTCAGCGGCAGCTCGCCCCGGGCGAATACCAGCATGTCGCGAACCTGATGCTCCAGCTCATGCAAACGATCCTTGAGCCGCGCGGCGAAACGCTGCTGGGTTTCCACCGGCAGTTCCCGCTCGGTCAAGTGGCTGGCGTAAATCATCGCAGCGGACAACGGTGTACGAATCTGATGCGCCAGAGAAGCGACCATACGGCCGAGTGACGACAGGCGCTCGTGACGAGCCAGCTGCTCCTGAAGATGACGGGTTTCGGTCAGGTCATTGATCAATACCAGCTGCCCCGGCTCGGCATCCAGCGAACGCGTGGCAATAGAGAGCCTGCGACCGTCCTTGAGCGAGACTTCGTGACCATCGTCCTCACGGGGTGCAAAGCAGCGGCTGATCACATGACGCCAGAGCATGCCCAGCAGCGGCTGCCCGAGCAGATCGATGGCAGCGGGATTGGCCTCACGCACGACGCCCATGCCATCAATAACGATGACGCCACCAGGCAACAGATCAAGCAGATTCTGCAGGCGGTTGGCCAGGCGTTCTTTTTCCGCCAGTTCCTGAAGCCGCTGGGCGCCGGCATGCGCCAGTTCGCCCTTGAGTTCGGTAACACGCGCTTCAAGCACGCCGTAGGAATTGGTCAGTTGCGCCGACATTTGATTGAACAGCGAGAATGCCTGCTCAAGCCCCTGACGACTTTCCAGTTCCGGGGAGTACTGAGCCTGAACAGATAGGGCGGAAGTCAGTTGGGCGGCCTGGGACATGATTCATCTCTCTCGTGGCGAACCGTCAGTAAACGGTGTGTTAAGAGAGACTTAGCAATCCCCGTGCCTAAAAAAAACCCCTGAAAAATCAGGGGCTTGGTTTTTTGCACAAAAAACCGGCGTCAATCATCTGCCTGTTCATCGCCCTCACGACGACTCATACCGTACTTGCGCATCTTCTCGACCAGCGTGGTACGACGAATACGCAAGCGCTCCGCAGCGCGGGCAACGATACCGTTGGCATCGTCGAGTGCCTGCTGAATCAGGCCTTGCTCAAGACCACCGAGGTAGTCTTTCAGATCGAGCCCTTCAGGCGGCAGCATCGCGCCAGAGGCGAAATTCGGGGTGCTGCTGTTGATCGCCACACGCTCTTCGATCTCGCTGCGCATGCTGTCGACCATTTGCTCGTCTTCGTCGTCGACGTAGCGAAACTTCTTTGGCAGCTCAGCCACGCCAATCACACCGTACGGATGCATGATCGCCATGCGCTCGACCAGGTTGGCCAGCTCACGAACGTTGCCCGGCCAGGCATGGCGACACAGCGACATGATGGCGGCGGAGTTGAAACGAATCGAACCGCGCTTCTCGTGCTCCATGCGCGAAATCAATTCGTTCATGAGCAGCGGGATGTCTTCGACACGCTCGCGCAACGGCGCCATTTCGATCGGGAACACATTGAGACGGTAGTAAAGGTCTTCGCGGAAGCTGCCCAGCTCGATCATGGTCTCGAGATTCTTGTGCGTCGCAGCGATGATGCGCACATCAATGCTCTGCGTCTTGTTGCTGCCCACACGCTCGAACGTGCGCTCCTGCAGGACGCGCAGCAGCTTGACCTGCATCGGCAGCGGCATGTCGCCGATTTCGTCGAGGAACAATGTGCCGCCGTTGGCCAGCTCGAAACGGCCGGCACGGCTGGTGATCGCGCCGGTAAACGCGCCCTTCTCATGTCCGAACAGCTCGCTTTCGAGCAGTTCGGCCGGAATGGCACCGCAGTTGACCGGCACGAACGGCGCATCACGACGCTTGGAGTGGTAGTGCAGGTTACGCGCAACCACTTCCTTGCCGGTCCCCGACTCACCAAGAATCAGTACGCTGGCATCGGTGTCGGCGACCTGCTGCATCATCTGCCGCACGTGCTGAATCGCACGGCTGGTACCTACCAGACTGCGAAACAGGTTCGGTTCACGATGACGGCCGCGCTCGCGGGCCTGGTCGTACATCTCGCGATAGACCTGGGCGCGGTGCAGCGAATCGAGCAGCTTGCTGTAGCTGGGCGGCATTTCGAGGGCAGAGAGGACTCGCCTGCGCAAATCCTCGGGCAATTCGACAGAGGAATTTTCGCTCATCAGCAGCACAGGAAGGAACTCATCCCATGCCGCGATGGTCTTAAGAAGCCCCTGCAGGCTGCCCGGTGCGTTTACGCTACCGACAAGTACGCACAGTACTTCTCGTGGAGACGCCAGAGAGCCGACCACCTGCTGCCAGTCCTGAGTGGAACAGGAGAGATTTTCTTCGCCAAGAAAATTCAGGATAACCGCCAGATCCCGGCGGCGCTGGCTATCGTCATCGATTAGCAGAATCTTGATTTCACGCCACATGCAATAGCAACTTCCCTAGTCAACTCAATGCCCATGATTGGGGGGGCAGCTTGGCTTTCTCAGCTGTATAAACTTTGAGACGCCAGAAAATAGTAAACATCACTAGTTAAGTCAAAAAAACGGGCACAGTCAAATTTATGGCGAAAATCTTGTCGAACAATAAAAATGACAATTAAACATTAACCAAACAGATGGTATACCTTCGTCGCGCTCTTCGCATTCTGGATTTGAGTCATTTCTTCGACAACCGCTTGACGCTCGCCGGTTGCAACATCAATCAGTTGCCTGTAGACACCCAATAACTCCTCAAGGTTGCTGCGCAGTGCTGGTTCGTCGTCGGGCGCTTCGCCGACCACCGCATCGACGCACTCGCGACATGCCAGGTCCAGCTTGACGATAGCCTCCCAGTCACGATCTGCCAGCGCGCCTACCAAGGCTTCACGGGTTTCTTCGATACGCTTGAGCGCAGCACTCATTATTGTTCTCCTCAGGCCAGCAGATTATTGCAGGGTGCCGATAGCGTCCCAGCCTTCCTTGACAGTGATCAACAGGCCGGCGACTTCATCGAGTATCTTCTGATCATTACGGGCGTTGGCTTCCGCCAGACGCGTCATCATGTAGTGATAGAGGCTGTCCTGCCTGGCCAACGCACCGCCGGGCGAGCTTTCCAGATCCAGTCCCTCACGCAGGCCGCCCACGATGTCGATGGCCTTGCCGATGAGCACGCCCTTGCTGGCGATATCCTTGCGCGCCATAGCGCCCTTGGCCTGAGCGATTCGGTCAAGCCCACCCTCCATCAACATCTGGACCAGACGATGAGGGCTTGCTTCCGAGGTCTGAGCCTGGGCGCCGATTTTCTGATACTGCCGCAACGCTAACATCGGATTCATAATGGGCCTCGTAACAAATCCAGAATACTGATACTCAAGCTATCGACGCAGTGCCCGGAAACTTTAGCCTAAAAGCAAGAACCCGACACAGGGTCGGGTTCTTGGCACTTCTGCACTCGTTATTTACGAGGCGTTTTTCTGGGCGTTCATCGCATCAAAAATCGACGTAATGCTTGAAGCAGTCGCTTTTAGCTGCCCGACGATCAGGTCCATTGCGTTGTATTTCTTGGTGAGGGTTGCCGTCAACGTCGTAATACGACGGTTAAGCGCCTCCTGATCATTGGCCAGTCGCGTCTGCACCTTATTGAGGATGGTGGTCTTGCCAGCGAGAACACCGTCAGCTTTCGTGTACGGCTCAAGCGCTTTGTTCATGCGTGTAATCAAGCCACCCGAGCTTGTGCCGTCAGCAGCGGTCGTACCGGTGAACATCGCCTGTATCTGGCTGCCCAGCTTCTTGTCGTTCAGCGCGGTGGTCAAGTCAGCCGCGTTCAACGACAACTTACCGTCAGCCTGCTGAGTCTTGATCCCCAACTGCGACAGGGAACTCAAGCCGGCATTCGACGTAGCCGTGGCAATCTGGTCACGTATCGTTGCCAGCAGGGCACGCGGCGTGGAATCGCCGGTCAGCGCAGCGGCAGTGTATTTACCCTGACTGTCGACAGTGCCCTTGGTCAACGACGACACCAGTGAAACCAGTGTGTTGTAAGAGTCGACGAAAGACTGCAATGACGTTTTCAGACCATCGGTGTTAGTGGCTACCGTGACTGTGGTCGATGCCGAAGGAGCAGAAGAAGCGCTGGGCGCGACCAGTTCGAACGTCAGACCGGAAATCGCCGTACTTACGGTATTGGTCTTGCTGGTCAGACTCAAGCCATCGACCGTGAATGCGGCGTCCTTGGCGGTATCGGTAATCGCACCGGCGCCAGTACCCGAGGCACTCATCAACTTGGTGCCATCAATGTTAAGTGCTTCCTGGCCGGAAGACCCCGTCACCGAAATGTCACTGCCCTTGCCGGTGGTCGTCGAGCTGAACACCAGCCTGGAACCGTTGTCATCGTTGATAATGTTGGCAGTGATGCCTTTACCCTGCAGCGTCGAGTTGACCTTGTCGCGCACTTCCTGCAGCGTCGAGGTCTTGTCGATCGCCACGTTGTAATCAGTGCCATTTTGAGTGATTTTCAGAGTACCACTCGGAATAGCACTCGACTGCGTCGAGCTCAGCGCGGCGGTAGCCACCTTCGAAGGCGTTGCCAGCTGGCTAATGTTGATCGCGTAGGTGCCGTTGACTGCCGTGTTGCCCGCTGTGGCCTTGACCACTGCTTCATTGGCAGACGTGGCAGCAAAGCCCTGAAAGGCAGGCGTGGTGGAACTGGCCAGTGTGTCCAGTGTTTTCTGGAACGCAGCCAGTGCAGACGTCAACTGACTGACACCCGACAGGGATGCAGTCGTGGACGCGCTCTGCTTGTCGATCTGGTTTTGCTTGGGCGCTTTTTCAGCACCAACAA encodes:
- a CDS encoding sigma-54-dependent transcriptional regulator; translated protein: MPINVLLVEDDLSLREALGETLELAGYDYQAVGSAEEALVAADAQPFSLVISDVNMPGMDGHQLLSLLRSRHPQLPVLLMTAHGAVERAVDAMRQGAADYLVKPFEPKALIALVARHALGRLEPAERDGPIAVEPASIQLLNLASRVAKSDSTVLISGESGTGKEVLARFIHQNSPRADKPFIAINCAAIPDNMLEATLFGHEKGSFTGAIAAQAGKFEQADGGTILLDEISEMPLGLQAKLLRVLQEREVERVGARKPIVLDIRVVATTNRDLAGEVAAGRFREDLFYRLSVFPLAWQALRQRTADILPLAERLLAKHVNKMKHAPVRLSAEAQQCLVSYPWPGNVRELDNAVQRALILQQGGVIQAQDFCLSGPVTSLPVAAPVEAAAAVTVTTVAENAGTGVSPESAGALGDDLRRHEFQMIIDTLRSERGRRKEAAERLGISPRTLRYKLAQMRDAGMDVEAYLFAT
- a CDS encoding sensor histidine kinase; translated protein: MSQAAQLTSALSVQAQYSPELESRQGLEQAFSLFNQMSAQLTNSYGVLEARVTELKGELAHAGAQRLQELAEKERLANRLQNLLDLLPGGVIVIDGMGVVREANPAAIDLLGQPLLGMLWRHVISRCFAPREDDGHEVSLKDGRRLSIATRSLDAEPGQLVLINDLTETRHLQEQLARHERLSSLGRMVASLAHQIRTPLSAAMIYASHLTERELPVETQQRFAARLKDRLHELEHQVRDMLVFARGELPLTDRLTPGALFQALQNAAATHVRGLAVRWQCDSIDGELLCNRDTLVGALLNLIENAVQASAGRTLLKVHAYSRGNELRICFSDNGSGIDKAGLARIGEPFFTTKTTGTGLGLAVVTAVSRAHQGRVHYLSRVGRGTCAIISLPLIPASSSTGTN
- the fleQ gene encoding transcriptional regulator FleQ, which gives rise to MWREIKILLIDDDSQRRRDLAVILNFLGEENLSCSTQDWQQVVGSLASPREVLCVLVGSVNAPGSLQGLLKTIAAWDEFLPVLLMSENSSVELPEDLRRRVLSALEMPPSYSKLLDSLHRAQVYREMYDQARERGRHREPNLFRSLVGTSRAIQHVRQMMQQVADTDASVLILGESGTGKEVVARNLHYHSKRRDAPFVPVNCGAIPAELLESELFGHEKGAFTGAITSRAGRFELANGGTLFLDEIGDMPLPMQVKLLRVLQERTFERVGSNKTQSIDVRIIAATHKNLETMIELGSFREDLYYRLNVFPIEMAPLRERVEDIPLLMNELISRMEHEKRGSIRFNSAAIMSLCRHAWPGNVRELANLVERMAIMHPYGVIGVAELPKKFRYVDDEDEQMVDSMRSEIEERVAINSSTPNFASGAMLPPEGLDLKDYLGGLEQGLIQQALDDANGIVARAAERLRIRRTTLVEKMRKYGMSRREGDEQADD
- the fliT gene encoding flagellar protein FliT, with protein sequence MSAALKRIEETREALVGALADRDWEAIVKLDLACRECVDAVVGEAPDDEPALRSNLEELLGVYRQLIDVATGERQAVVEEMTQIQNAKSATKVYHLFG
- the fliS gene encoding flagellar export chaperone FliS encodes the protein MNPMLALRQYQKIGAQAQTSEASPHRLVQMLMEGGLDRIAQAKGAMARKDIASKGVLIGKAIDIVGGLREGLDLESSPGGALARQDSLYHYMMTRLAEANARNDQKILDEVAGLLITVKEGWDAIGTLQ
- the fliD gene encoding flagellar filament capping protein FliD produces the protein MASPITSTNGIGSGLAIGAIVEGLVGAEKAPKQNQIDKQSASTTASLSGVSQLTSALAAFQKTLDTLASSTTPAFQGFAATSANEAVVKATAGNTAVNGTYAINISQLATPSKVATAALSSTQSSAIPSGTLKITQNGTDYNVAIDKTSTLQEVRDKVNSTLQGKGITANIINDDNGSRLVFSSTTTGKGSDISVTGSSGQEALNIDGTKLMSASGTGAGAITDTAKDAAFTVDGLSLTSKTNTVSTAISGLTFELVAPSASSAPSASTTVTVATNTDGLKTSLQSFVDSYNTLVSLVSSLTKGTVDSQGKYTAAALTGDSTPRALLATIRDQIATATSNAGLSSLSQLGIKTQQADGKLSLNAADLTTALNDKKLGSQIQAMFTGTTAADGTSSGGLITRMNKALEPYTKADGVLAGKTTILNKVQTRLANDQEALNRRITTLTATLTKKYNAMDLIVGQLKATASSITSIFDAMNAQKNAS